A genomic stretch from Nitrospirota bacterium includes:
- the ruvC gene encoding crossover junction endodeoxyribonuclease RuvC translates to MMKIVGIDPGSFNCGYGLIQVAQPSPSQRRTQARNCFYLSSGRIVLPARMPLPERLKELYTGLVEMLDEYKPDEIIIERMFFAKSVRAALSLGHARGVVLIAAALTNLPLYEYSALEVKKAVVGYGRADKNQVQHMVREILKIDRALSPDSADALALALCHAHTKQFTQQIGRR, encoded by the coding sequence CTGATGAAGATAGTAGGTATCGACCCCGGCAGTTTCAACTGCGGCTACGGCCTCATTCAGGTTGCACAGCCCTCGCCGTCGCAGCGCCGGACGCAGGCGCGGAACTGCTTCTATCTCTCCTCCGGAAGAATAGTGCTGCCCGCGCGCATGCCGCTCCCCGAGCGGCTCAAGGAGCTCTACACCGGGCTCGTCGAGATGCTCGACGAGTACAAGCCTGACGAGATCATCATCGAGCGCATGTTCTTCGCCAAGAGCGTGCGCGCCGCCCTCAGTCTGGGCCACGCCCGCGGCGTCGTCCTCATCGCCGCCGCCTTGACCAACCTCCCCCTCTACGAATACAGCGCCCTCGAGGTCAAAAAGGCCGTCGTCGGCTACGGTCGCGCCGACAAGAACCAGGTCCAGCACATGGTCCGCGAGATCCTGAAGATCGACCGCGCCCTCTCCCCCGACAGCGCCGACGCCCTCGCCCTCGCCCTCTGCCACGCCCATACGAAGCAGTTCACTCAGCAGATAGGCAGACGGTAG
- a CDS encoding D-sedoheptulose 7-phosphate isomerase yields MEKKVLKAFDDSIRVKEKFVKTYLDLIIDTAKLIADAFNDGRKLLLFGNGGSACDASHIAAEFVNRFKKDRPGLPALALNTDMAVLSSIANDYDYDEIFARQVKTLADEGDIVIAISTSGGSKNILKAVDVAKKKGLTTIALTGQKGEKFAAKCDYAFVVPTDDTPRVQETHITLGHVICQIVEEILFEAPRKK; encoded by the coding sequence ATGGAAAAGAAGGTGCTCAAGGCGTTCGATGACAGCATACGCGTCAAAGAGAAGTTCGTCAAAACCTACCTCGACCTCATCATCGATACCGCGAAGCTCATCGCGGACGCCTTCAACGACGGCAGGAAGCTGCTCCTCTTCGGCAACGGCGGCAGCGCCTGCGACGCCTCGCATATCGCGGCGGAGTTCGTCAACCGCTTCAAGAAAGACCGGCCCGGCCTTCCCGCCCTGGCGCTCAATACCGACATGGCGGTGCTCTCCTCCATAGCGAACGACTACGATTACGACGAGATCTTTGCGCGGCAGGTAAAGACACTGGCGGACGAAGGCGACATCGTGATCGCCATCAGCACGAGCGGCGGCTCGAAGAATATCCTGAAAGCGGTGGACGTGGCGAAGAAGAAGGGCCTGACGACGATCGCCCTTACCGGGCAGAAGGGCGAGAAGTTCGCGGCGAAATGCGACTATGCCTTTGTCGTCCCCACCGACGATACGCCCCGCGTCCAGGAGACGCACATCACCCTCGGCCATGTCATCTGCCAGATCGTGGAAGAGATCCTCTTCGAAGCGCCGAGAAAGAAATGA
- a CDS encoding HIT domain-containing protein, with protein sequence MKVLWAPWRMDYILSEKEKDCIFCVYPQRTDDRDTLILYRAARVFVIMNKYPYNNGHLMVVPYHHASTLEGFPDDVLAELMTVTGYAVECLRKAFHPEGFNIGINIGEVAGAGIEEHLHIHIVPRWAGDANFMTITGEVRVIPEHILATYDKLYPVFNS encoded by the coding sequence ATGAAGGTCCTCTGGGCGCCGTGGCGGATGGACTATATCCTTTCGGAAAAGGAAAAGGACTGCATCTTCTGCGTCTACCCGCAGCGGACCGACGACAGGGACACCCTCATTCTCTACCGCGCGGCCAGGGTCTTCGTGATCATGAACAAATATCCCTACAACAACGGCCACCTCATGGTCGTGCCGTACCATCACGCGTCGACGCTCGAGGGGTTCCCCGACGACGTGCTCGCCGAGCTGATGACAGTGACCGGGTATGCCGTCGAATGCCTCAGGAAGGCCTTTCATCCCGAAGGCTTCAATATAGGCATCAACATCGGCGAGGTCGCGGGCGCAGGCATCGAAGAGCACCTCCACATCCATATCGTGCCGCGGTGGGCCGGGGACGCGAATTTCATGACCATCACCGGCGAGGTGCGGGTGATCCCCGAGCATATCCTCGCCACCTACGACAAGCTCTATCCCGTCTTCAATTCTTGA
- a CDS encoding uracil-DNA glycosylase, whose protein sequence is MERPSLQESVRLALEFYKELGFERLPFSIRSAAPAERKAAKREPRTEQLPSAPHRTITDESRRPAAAPVTRDAARDRVELLRLLREEIGYCERCKLSKGRTTLVFGEGDPGARVMFIGEAPGQEEDRRGRPFVGDAGQLLTRLIEKMGFAREEVYIANIVKCRPPMNRDPQDDEMQTCFPFLDRQIEIVAPRVIVSLGKIAAHTLMGLTTPITKFSITRSRGKFFDYRGIPVMPTFHPAYLLRNPKDKWRTWEDAQAVLKRLGEEAGDV, encoded by the coding sequence ATGGAGCGGCCTTCCCTGCAGGAGAGCGTCAGGCTCGCGCTCGAATTCTACAAGGAGCTCGGGTTCGAGCGGCTGCCCTTCAGCATCCGCAGCGCAGCGCCGGCGGAGCGGAAAGCGGCGAAGAGAGAGCCGCGGACAGAGCAGCTGCCTTCCGCACCGCACCGCACGATTACCGATGAGTCCCGCCGCCCGGCTGCAGCGCCGGTTACGCGTGACGCCGCGCGCGACCGCGTGGAGCTGCTCCGGCTGCTCCGGGAAGAGATCGGCTACTGCGAGCGGTGCAAGCTCTCGAAGGGGAGGACGACGCTCGTCTTCGGGGAGGGTGACCCCGGCGCGAGGGTGATGTTCATCGGCGAGGCGCCCGGCCAGGAAGAGGACCGCCGGGGCAGGCCCTTTGTCGGCGATGCCGGCCAGCTCCTGACGCGGCTCATCGAGAAGATGGGGTTCGCGCGGGAGGAGGTCTATATCGCCAATATCGTCAAGTGCAGGCCGCCGATGAACCGCGACCCCCAGGATGACGAGATGCAGACCTGCTTTCCCTTCCTCGACCGCCAGATCGAGATCGTCGCGCCCCGGGTGATCGTCTCGCTCGGGAAGATAGCCGCCCATACGCTCATGGGCCTCACTACGCCGATAACCAAATTCTCGATCACCCGCAGCAGGGGGAAGTTCTTCGACTATAGGGGCATCCCGGTCATGCCGACCTTCCATCCCGCCTATCTGCTCAGGAACCCGAAAGACAAGTGGCGCACCTGGGAGGATGCGCAGGCGGTGCTGAAGCGGTTGGGCGAAGAGGCCGGGGACGTATGA
- a CDS encoding NAD(+)/NADH kinase, with protein sequence MKRIGIICKIGRPEPVEILRTLLPWLRERGHEVLVEERPAGALGLRGYKSEEIPERADMIIVLGGDGTMLTVARLVGDRGVPILGVNLGGLGFITEVNRDEILRALEEVLAGACHVEERIMLTASVLRRGETVAGFVVLNDVVITKGALARIIDLETNINSTYVTTYRADGLIIATPTGSTAYSLSAGGPILYPTLNSIMVTPICPHTLTNRPIVLPDTFDIDVVLRSESEDVFLTLDGQTGFSLQRDDTVAVRKSRFTTKLLIPLQRDYFQVLREKLKWGGR encoded by the coding sequence ATGAAGAGGATCGGGATCATCTGCAAGATAGGCCGGCCCGAGCCGGTCGAGATACTGCGGACCCTGCTGCCCTGGCTCAGGGAGCGGGGACACGAGGTGCTCGTCGAGGAGAGACCGGCCGGGGCGCTCGGGCTCCGGGGATATAAAAGCGAAGAGATCCCGGAGAGGGCGGATATGATCATCGTCCTCGGCGGCGACGGGACGATGCTGACGGTAGCGCGGCTCGTGGGAGACCGGGGTGTTCCGATCCTCGGCGTCAATCTCGGCGGCCTCGGGTTCATCACCGAAGTGAACCGGGACGAGATACTGCGCGCGCTGGAGGAGGTGCTCGCCGGGGCGTGCCACGTCGAGGAGCGCATCATGCTCACCGCCTCGGTCCTGCGCAGGGGAGAGACCGTGGCCGGCTTCGTGGTGCTCAACGATGTGGTGATCACCAAGGGCGCCCTCGCGCGCATCATCGACCTCGAGACGAACATCAATAGTACCTATGTAACGACCTACCGGGCCGACGGCCTGATCATCGCAACACCCACCGGCTCTACGGCCTATTCGCTCTCAGCAGGCGGCCCCATCCTCTATCCCACGCTTAACAGCATCATGGTGACCCCCATCTGTCCCCATACGCTGACCAACAGGCCGATCGTGCTGCCCGACACCTTCGACATCGATGTGGTGCTCCGCTCCGAGAGCGAGGATGTCTTTCTCACCCTCGACGGACAGACCGGCTTCTCCCTGCAGCGGGACGATACCGTGGCGGTGCGTAAATCGCGGTTTACGACAAAGCTCCTGATCCCGCTCCAGCGCGATTATTTCCAGGTCTTGAGAGAGAAGCTGAAGTGGGGAGGGCGATAA
- the tsaE gene encoding tRNA (adenosine(37)-N6)-threonylcarbamoyltransferase complex ATPase subunit type 1 TsaE: MVRIVSRSPEETEEAGFTLGRSLKSRGGAATVYLFGDLGAGKTTLIKGIASAFGIPPRNIGSASFVIVAEYETDPPFYHIDLYRVEREEDLDALGIWEYIDTGGVAVIEWAERLPEIPGDAVTVRLTYCDHGREIIIEGITEDELSGRRP; the protein is encoded by the coding sequence ATGGTCAGGATCGTTTCGCGATCGCCGGAAGAGACCGAAGAGGCGGGATTCACGCTCGGCCGCTCCCTGAAGTCCCGGGGGGGCGCGGCTACGGTCTATCTCTTCGGCGACCTGGGCGCGGGCAAGACGACGCTGATCAAGGGGATCGCCTCTGCCTTCGGCATCCCGCCGCGGAATATCGGCAGCGCGAGCTTCGTGATCGTAGCGGAGTACGAAACGGACCCTCCCTTTTACCACATCGACCTCTACCGGGTCGAGCGGGAGGAGGACCTCGACGCCCTCGGGATCTGGGAATATATCGACACCGGCGGTGTAGCGGTGATCGAGTGGGCGGAGCGGCTGCCCGAGATCCCCGGTGATGCGGTTACCGTGCGGCTCACGTATTGCGATCATGGACGTGAAATTATCATCGAGGGCATAACCGAGGACGAGCTCAGCGGTCGCCGCCCATAA
- a CDS encoding CBS domain-containing protein, producing the protein MLRAKDIMTRDVITVKPHDTIEDLARTLTEHRISGAPVVDDRGDLVGIVTEHDLIVREKRLHIPTVMRLFDAYIMLESPGRMEEEVRKMAAATVKDISVKEVVTVTEDTPVEEVATIMTEKNMHLIPVVEGRKLKGIIGKMDMIKGMGRE; encoded by the coding sequence ATGCTGAGGGCGAAAGACATCATGACGAGAGACGTTATCACCGTGAAACCGCACGATACGATAGAAGACCTCGCGCGGACTCTGACAGAGCACCGGATCAGCGGCGCGCCGGTCGTCGACGACCGGGGAGACCTGGTCGGCATCGTCACCGAGCATGATCTCATCGTCCGCGAGAAGCGGCTCCATATCCCGACGGTCATGCGGCTCTTCGACGCCTATATCATGCTCGAGAGCCCGGGCCGCATGGAGGAAGAGGTGAGGAAGATGGCTGCGGCAACGGTGAAAGACATCAGCGTGAAGGAGGTCGTCACCGTCACCGAGGATACGCCGGTCGAGGAGGTGGCGACCATCATGACCGAGAAGAATATGCACCTCATCCCGGTCGTCGAGGGGCGGAAGCTCAAGGGGATCATCGGCAAGATGGATATGATCAAGGGGATGGGGAGAGAGTAG